Within Caminicella sporogenes DSM 14501, the genomic segment TTGCTGTGGAGGGTTATTAACAATGGTTAACAAAGAAAGATTAGTAAATGAGTTTATGAAGTACGTACAAATTGATAGTTTAACTAGAAGTGAAGGAAATTTTGCTAAGTTTATTTCAGAGGAGCTTGAAAAACTTGGATTAGAAGTTATTTTTGATAATGCAGGTGAAAAGATAGGTTCTGATACGAATAACATCATTGCTACATTAAAGGGAGATAAGAATGGAGAGCCTATTATGTTTTGCTGCCATATGGATACAGTTACTCCTGGAGAAGGTATTAAACCTGTAATCAAAGATGGAGTAATTTATAGTGATGGAACTACTATTTTAGGTGGAGATAATAAAGCTGGGATAGCTGCAGTTATAGAGGCTCTTAAAGTGATTAAGGAACAGAATATTTCTCATAGTGACATTGAAATAGTATTTACTATAGCTGAAGAAGGCGGTCTTAACGGTTCTAAAAATTTAGACTATTCAAAGATAAAATCTAAAAGGGCATATGTATTAGATAGTGGTGGAGAACCGGGAGAAATAATTATAAGGGGACCAGCTCAGGATAAAATTGATGTAAAAATAAAAGGGAAACCAGCTCATGCAGGAGTTTGTCCAGAAGAAGGTATAAGTGCTATACAAGTAGCAGCTGCGGCTATAAGTAGAATGAAGCTTTTAAGAATAGATGAAGAGACTACTGCAAATATAGGAGTTATAAATGGTGGTAAAGTAACTAATATAGTTACTCCAGAAGTAGAAATTAAAGCAGAAGCTAGAAGTTTAAGTGTTGAAAAGTTAGACAAACAGACTACTCATATGATAGAATGTTTTAAAAATGCAGCAGAGGAATTTGGAGCACAGGTAGAAATAGAAACTTCTAGGGCATATGGAGCATTTAGAATAGATGAAAATGATGAAATAGTTGAGCTTGTTAAAAAGGCTTGTAAAAATATTGGACTTAAAGCTTATACAAATTCTACAGGTGGTGGAAGCGATACGAACATACTTAATGTAAATGGAATCAAGGCTGTTAATTTAGGTATTGGAGAAAGAAAGCCTCATACATTAGAAGAACATCTGCGAATAGAAGACCTTGTAAATACTTCAAGACTTGTTCTTGAAATAATCAAGTTAGCTTAATAAATTAAAAAGCTTCAGTAAATAGTGTTTTACTGAAGCTTTAATTTTTGTATAATTGTAAAAAAATAAGTATTGAATTTTTATTTAAAATATAATTAAAATATATCTAATGAATAATTATAAGTGTTTAAATCGAATTGATGGTTAGGCATGGAAGGATGTGGTAGGATTGAAAATACTAGACCAAAATAGAGCTCCACTCTTTGAAGCTATGAGAGAATATCATAGAAAAAATGTGGTTCCATTTGATGTACCGGGACACAAGCATGGGATAGGTATACCAGAAATGGTAGATTACTTTGGAAGGACAATGTTAGAATTAGACGTAAATGCTATGAAATGTCTAGATAATATTTGTAATCCAATAGGAGTAATAAAGGAAGCTGAAGATTTAGCTGCTAAAGCCTATGGAGCAGATAATGCATTTTTTTTAGTAAATGGTACAACTTCTGGAGTGCAAGCAATGATTATGAGCATATGTAATCCGGGAGATAAAATTATTCTTCCACGTAATGCACATAAATCAGCAATTACTGCCCTTATATTAAGTGGTGCTGTTCCTGTATATATTCAGCCAGAAATAAATGAAGAATTAGGAATAGCTATGGGTGTGAGTTTAAAATCAGTAAAAGAGGCTATTGAGAAACATCATGATGCAAAGGCTATTTTTATTATAAATCCAACTTACTATGGAGCTGTTTCCGACTTGAAAGCTATAGTAGAAATGGCACATAAATATGAAATGGCTGTTTTAGTAGATGAGGCCCATGGAGCTCATATGAAATTTCATAATGAATTGCCAATGGAAGCTATGGATGTTGGAGCTGACATGTGTGCAGTAAGTACACACAAAACAGGAGGTTCTCTTACACAGAGTTCTTTATTATTGCTAAGAGAAGGATTTGTTGATGCAAAAAAGGTTAAAACAACTTTAAACCTTACTCAAACGACAAGTGCTTCATATCTTTTAATGGGAAGTATAGATATAGCTAGGAAGCAGCTTGCAACTAAAGGTAAAGAAATGCTAGATAATGTTTTAAATCTTGTGAGATGGGCAAGATGTGAGATAAATAAAATAGAAGGATTATATGCCTTTGGAAAGGAACTTGTAGGTACTATAGGTGTGTATGACTTTGATGAGACAAAGCTGGGAGTAAATGTTAGAAATTTAGGACTTACTGGTTTTGAAGTTTATGATATATTAAGGGATGAGTATAATATTCAAGTAGAACTTGGCGATATGTATAACATTCTTGCAATAGTAAGTTTAGGAGATACTAAAGAGTCGCTTGGGGCGTTGATAGAAGCTTTAAAAAGTATATCGGTAAAATATAAAAGAGATAAAAAAATAACTTTAAAAAAGAGTATTCTTAAAAATCCGGAGGTTATAGTATCTCCAAGAGATGCATATTATAGTAGAAAAAAAATAGTAAAATTTGAAGATGCAGCAGGGGAAGTAAGTGGAGAATCTATTATGGCATATCCACCGGGAATACCTGTAGTTGCTTTAGGAGAACGTATAACAAAGGAAATGATTGAATATGTCAATGAAATGAAAAAAAAAGAGAGTCTTCTTCAGGGAACAGAAGACCCGTATGTAAACTATATAAAAGTACTTGGAGTATAGTTAATGAGCAGCTCTTATTTAGAGCTGTTTTTTTGTTTTTAATGAGAATAAATAAGAAATATAATGATTATTATAATAATGAGATTAGAAAATATAGTATTTATATTTACTGCAAATAAATATTTAGGAGGAATTTTAAATGAAAAATTTGAGATTGTTGTCGCAAAATGCAGTAGAAGTTAATATAAGTAGTGAAGATATAAAAAATATGATAGAGAGTTTTGAAAGTGTAGAGGAAGTAAGGGATATAAGCGATATGTTTAGTGAGGAAGTTTTAGGATATGATATAAATTTAAATGGTGATTATATTGAAATGATATTAAAAGAACAATTGGAGAATTTTTCATTTGATTTAGATGATGAAATTAGTGAGATATTATTTGAACAGGCTCAATATATTGGTGATATAATGGTAGACAACTTAAAAGAGTACATTGAAGATAGATATAGAATTGAGGATTTTCAAAGTGCTTATGATGTTTATAAGGCAGATATAAATGAAGGAATAGGTTTAACGCTTACATTATCTTTTGGAAAAGTTAAACATGGAAAGTTATATGAATTGGCAAGTAATTTTAATAAAAATTCAGGATTAAGATGAAAAAAGTGGCAGTAAAAAATCTGTCAAGATTTGATGTGGGAGTGTATTTCAATCTTGACAGATTTTTAAGTTTTAATATTTTTTACCTCTACTTTATTATATTTTATATTGTGAACTATTACCATATTATCATAACAAAATAGAAAAAATGGTTAATTTTTAGGTATCAAACTTAAAAATTAAAGACATAATATTTCATAATCATAAAAAAAGAGAGTTTTCACTCTTATTGTACTTTCATATTTAGCTTGTTATTTTTTGTTTTTTCCATGATTGAACTATACAAGCAGTGACAATAAGTATTCCTCCTAAAACAGTTAGCATATCTGGCACTTCTGTCCAAAATAAAAATCCCCACATTCCATTAAAAACAATGCCTATATAACGAGTTATAGCTACAACAGCAGCCTTCTCGTGAGTAAAAGCTTTAGTTAAAAATACTTGTCCCAATAAAGAAACACTTCCAATGCATACAAGATAAAAAAGTTCACGAGCTGTTGGTATAGTAAAATCATTCCACATAAGGGGAACAGATACTAATGTAGCTGTTGCAAGAAAATAAAAAATAATCTCATAGGCATGGTGTTTTTTACTCAAATAACGTATAGTTATTGATGCACCTGCTGAAAATATAGCACTAACAATACCGAACAATGCATATATAGAGTAAGTGGAATAATTAAATGGTTGAATAACTAATATAGCACCCAAAATAACAATTGGAAGCAAATAAATTGTTTTTTTGGATATTTTCTCCTTAAGGAAAATAACTGAAAAAATAATTACAAAGAAAGGTGATAAATGTACCAATATACTTGCATCTGCTAGAGGTATTTTAGAAATAGTATAAAAATAAGCAAGTAGATAAAGAGAACCCAAAACACCTCTTAATATAAGCAACGGTATATCTTTTCTCAAAAATTCAACTTTATCATATTTCATTATTAAATAAATAAGAATAGTTCCTATAATACTTCTAAAAAATACAACCTCCGAATAGGGAATTGATAAACTGACTGCTTTTACAAAGGCATTCATAATACTAAAAACAAGTGATGATAGAATAGCAAGAATTACACCGTTTTTCATTTTTTTCTCCTTTTCTTTAAATATAATATTTACTCCATATTCTAATACTACAAAGATTTTCCCTTTATAATCCAATATCTGAGAGTAATTTGTTTTTTAAAAATCAAATACTCTCAGATATCGATATGCAAATTTATTAAAATATATTTGAGTTATTTTTATATATAAAGAATTATGCAGTATATTCTAGTTGTTTAATCTTGCAAGGTCTTATTGGAGTTACTGTAGTATATCCTTTATTACTAATACTTACGTCTACTTCCACTTGATAAACCTTTTGTAATAAATCTTTCTTTAGTACATCGCTTTGTAGTCCTTCTTTTTCTATATAGCCATTATGTAACAGAAGAATATTATCACTATAACGTGCTACTAAAGCAAGATCATGAAGCACTGCCATTGTAATAATTCCTTCTTGTTTTGTATATTGTTGTGCTACATCAAGGACTTGAAGTTGATGCCTAAGATCAAGTGCACTGGTAGGTTCATCTAGTAGCAATACTTTTGGTTTTGAAACTAATGCCTGAGCCATTGTTACTAACTGACGTTGGCCTCCACTTAGTCTGCAAAATGGCCTATTACTAAGAGATAATAATCCAAGCCTATCTAGCATTTGTGTTACTGCATCAAGATGATGCTTTTCTACCTTCCAATTAAGTTCTTTTACTCTTCCTAATAAAACCATTTCAAATACAGATAACGTGGTAGTTGTTGTAGACATTTGTGGTACATAAGCAATTTTATTTTTAGAAATCGGTTGCCCATCTGAATCTTCTAAAGTTACTTTTCCTTTATATTTAATCAAATGTGCAATTGCTTTAATCATAGTAGTTTTACCTGTACCATTAGGTCCTATAACTGATGTCATTTCACCACCCTTAAGGGTATAAGAAACATCCTTAATTACTGGTTTGTTTTGATAACTAACAGCAAGATTTGAAACTTTCATTTTTATCATCTTACTTCAGACCTCCTTAAAATTAAGTAGAGTAAGAATGGTACTCCTACTAATGATGTTACAATTCCAATAGGTACTATGATTCCAGGCACAACTATTTTGGCTATAATTGAAGCTGTAAGCATTAAAAGTGCACCAAACAATGCTGATAAAGGAGATAAGTAACGCTGATCTTCACCTACTAGTAAACGAGCAAAATGTGGAGCTACCAAACCAATAAATCCAATTGTTCCTACAAAGGCAACTGCTCCTGCTGTAAGCACTGCACTAATGATAAATACATGTAGACGCAATTTATCTGTATTAACTCCAAGACTTCTTGCTCTCTCTTCACCTGCTGAAAGAGAGGTAAGCTTCCAAGCATAACGAGATAAAACTAAAGAACCTGTGATAAAAATCACACCACTTACAACAACACCTGTCCAAGTAGATTTTAACAAGCTACCAAACATCCAAAAAACAATTTCTTGAGCTACTTCTGGTGTAGCACTAAACTGAATTAAGGATTGCAAAGCTTGAAAGAAAAAGTTAATAACAATCCCAAATAGAACCATGGTCTTTGAGTCTATTCCCTTGATTTTTCCTAATATATACATAGTCAAACAAGCAGCACACGACATAATAAAAGCCGATAAAGGAACACTAATCCATAATGCATTTTTAACAGGAAAGCCTGTAAGATAAGCTAAGGCTGCACCGAAACCTGCTGCAGCAGATATTCCAAGAGTATAAGGACTTGCAAGAGGGTTTCCTAAAATCGTTTGCATTTGTGTTCCAGCCATACCTAATGATGCTCCAACACAAATACAAGTCATAGTCATAGGTAATCTTACAGACCATACAATAGCAATACTTAATCCTTTTGCATCAGGACCTTGTTTTATAGCATTTATAACATCGCTTATGCTCAACCATGCTGGACCAACCATTACATCAATTATTAGCCCTACTAACATACTTGCTAATATGGAAAAAAATATAATTTTACGTTTTTGATTGATTTTTCTATAAACACTTTTTCCGTCAATGCTGTGATTACGTTTTTGCATTACAGCACTTGAATTATTCATTATCTGCCCTCCACTTTGTCATAAAGTTTCCATTCGCATCAATTCCAGGAATATACTTTTCATAAAAAGCATTGTGGTTTTTTATTGGATCTACATCTTCAAATGCTTCAGGATATAAAGCTTTTCCAATATATTGTAAATAAACATAATCATATAAACTTCTTAGTCCAGAATGATCCATACAATAAACTTCTTTATTTTTAATAGCAGTTAATCTCTCCCAACCAGGACGATTAGGATACTCTTTAAGTTTTTCTTGAGTTTCCTCATCATCAACATTAAATCCCATTGGGATAAAATCTTTACTTGGATCACTAAAAGTTAAACCTGCAAAGAAAATTACTTCTGGATCAACTGCTAATATATACTCAGGATTTAATGGACCATAACTCTTAATTTTTCCAGCAGCAATATTTTTTCCACCTGCTAATTTTACAAGATTTCCCCACATATAGTTTCCATAGCTATTTCCATATACTTTAGCACCTTTGTTAGCTAATTCAATATACACACGTTTAGGGGAATTTTTATATTTTTCTACACGTTTTTGAACATCTTTTACTGCTGCTACATATTCATCTGCAAGTTGTTTTGCACGTTCTTCTTTTCCCATTACTTTTCCTATGATTTCAGTGCTGGCAACGTGTTTTTCAACAGTTTGTGCATTATAATCTACAACAACTACTGGAATTCCAGCAGCTTCAAGTTTTTGAATATTTTCTCCTAATGTTTCATATTGAAATGGTGCTAAAATAGCTACATCTGGATTTGCATTGATTAATTTTTCCATACTAAATTTACCACAATAAATAGAACCTGAATCTATTATATCCTTAAGTTCTGGCATATCTTGTTCATATTTTACATATTGAGAATAAAAAAAGTCTCTCCACTCTCCTTTTGACATAACAGCTACTTTATCAAAAGATCCATTTATAGCAAGAAAGCTTTCAAAGTAAAACCCAAGAAACACTCTTTCAGCTGGCTTCTCTAATACAATTTCTCTACCTAATATATCCTTAAATCTAATTTCTTTTTTTTCTTCATTTGCTACTTGTACTGTATTTGCTTCATTTGTTACTGTTTCTTGACTGCTACAGCCTATTAATCCTAATGATGATATTATTACAATTAAAAATAAGTATAATTTTAGTTTTTTCATATTATTCTCCACCTTTTCATAATATTTTTTAATATAAATTTTATTCAAGTTTTAAAATTTTTTACTTTTAAAAAATATATTCCTCCACCTCCTTTTTTCTATTTAGATGATTCATTATTCTTTTATCACACAGTTGATTATTAATTATAATCATATAATGAATTTCATTATATAAAGATAATGAAATTCATTATCATTTTTTCAATTCAAACTATACCAATATTGTTTATTTATGTCAATAAAAATTTTAAAATATATATAGATTTTTAATAGATTAAATTATTGGTTTAAAAAGAATAAATTTAAAGAAGTATTAACTAAAAGAAGTAAAAATGTCATGTATTGATGCTGTTAAGAGATGTTTGAGTAATTACTAGACTACTATTTGTTAAAGATTTGATATAAGTAACAGAGGAGCAAAAAGAAAAAATTAAACGGTTGAGAGAACAGGGTATAGGATATAAAAAATTATAAATTTTGAAATGTAAGATATTAATACAGGAAGAATTTCTATATAATATATACTGTGTTTTTAATGTGGTAAAGAA encodes:
- a CDS encoding M20/M25/M40 family metallo-hydrolase — encoded protein: MVNKERLVNEFMKYVQIDSLTRSEGNFAKFISEELEKLGLEVIFDNAGEKIGSDTNNIIATLKGDKNGEPIMFCCHMDTVTPGEGIKPVIKDGVIYSDGTTILGGDNKAGIAAVIEALKVIKEQNISHSDIEIVFTIAEEGGLNGSKNLDYSKIKSKRAYVLDSGGEPGEIIIRGPAQDKIDVKIKGKPAHAGVCPEEGISAIQVAAAAISRMKLLRIDEETTANIGVINGGKVTNIVTPEVEIKAEARSLSVEKLDKQTTHMIECFKNAAEEFGAQVEIETSRAYGAFRIDENDEIVELVKKACKNIGLKAYTNSTGGGSDTNILNVNGIKAVNLGIGERKPHTLEEHLRIEDLVNTSRLVLEIIKLA
- a CDS encoding ABC transporter substrate-binding protein, with translation MKKLKLYLFLIVIISSLGLIGCSSQETVTNEANTVQVANEEKKEIRFKDILGREIVLEKPAERVFLGFYFESFLAINGSFDKVAVMSKGEWRDFFYSQYVKYEQDMPELKDIIDSGSIYCGKFSMEKLINANPDVAILAPFQYETLGENIQKLEAAGIPVVVVDYNAQTVEKHVASTEIIGKVMGKEERAKQLADEYVAAVKDVQKRVEKYKNSPKRVYIELANKGAKVYGNSYGNYMWGNLVKLAGGKNIAAGKIKSYGPLNPEYILAVDPEVIFFAGLTFSDPSKDFIPMGFNVDDEETQEKLKEYPNRPGWERLTAIKNKEVYCMDHSGLRSLYDYVYLQYIGKALYPEAFEDVDPIKNHNAFYEKYIPGIDANGNFMTKWRADNE
- a CDS encoding DMT family transporter, which codes for MKNGVILAILSSLVFSIMNAFVKAVSLSIPYSEVVFFRSIIGTILIYLIMKYDKVEFLRKDIPLLILRGVLGSLYLLAYFYTISKIPLADASILVHLSPFFVIIFSVIFLKEKISKKTIYLLPIVILGAILVIQPFNYSTYSIYALFGIVSAIFSAGASITIRYLSKKHHAYEIIFYFLATATLVSVPLMWNDFTIPTARELFYLVCIGSVSLLGQVFLTKAFTHEKAAVVAITRYIGIVFNGMWGFLFWTEVPDMLTVLGGILIVTACIVQSWKKQKITS
- a CDS encoding FecCD family ABC transporter permease: MNNSSAVMQKRNHSIDGKSVYRKINQKRKIIFFSILASMLVGLIIDVMVGPAWLSISDVINAIKQGPDAKGLSIAIVWSVRLPMTMTCICVGASLGMAGTQMQTILGNPLASPYTLGISAAAGFGAALAYLTGFPVKNALWISVPLSAFIMSCAACLTMYILGKIKGIDSKTMVLFGIVINFFFQALQSLIQFSATPEVAQEIVFWMFGSLLKSTWTGVVVSGVIFITGSLVLSRYAWKLTSLSAGEERARSLGVNTDKLRLHVFIISAVLTAGAVAFVGTIGFIGLVAPHFARLLVGEDQRYLSPLSALFGALLMLTASIIAKIVVPGIIVPIGIVTSLVGVPFLLYLILRRSEVR
- a CDS encoding ABC transporter ATP-binding protein, which gives rise to MIKMKVSNLAVSYQNKPVIKDVSYTLKGGEMTSVIGPNGTGKTTMIKAIAHLIKYKGKVTLEDSDGQPISKNKIAYVPQMSTTTTTLSVFEMVLLGRVKELNWKVEKHHLDAVTQMLDRLGLLSLSNRPFCRLSGGQRQLVTMAQALVSKPKVLLLDEPTSALDLRHQLQVLDVAQQYTKQEGIITMAVLHDLALVARYSDNILLLHNGYIEKEGLQSDVLKKDLLQKVYQVEVDVSISNKGYTTVTPIRPCKIKQLEYTA